From the genome of Geobacter sp. SVR, one region includes:
- a CDS encoding cofactor-independent phosphoglycerate mutase, with the protein MKVIILLGDGMSDETYEQLGNKSPLQAAQTPNMDFMARHGQVGLASTVPAGLPPGSDVANLSVFGYDPRSCYTGRSPLEAVSMGVELGPEDVAFRMNLVTLKPHGTKLYMEDFSAGHISTAEGRELVETLQKEIGSKEIEFHAGVGYRHLMVWRGGKDGMKSTPPHDITGKSVLEYLPSGEGAERLNEIMNHAQMVLHGHPLNKQRKDAHKLPANSVWLWGHGKTPRIDSYQEKFGLKGAVISAVDLIKGIGLCAGLDSIAVVGATGYIDTNYLGKAQAALAALETHDFVYVHVEAPDEASHSGRMDHKLQAIEDFDRQVVGTVLEGIKRFGDYAILCTPDHPTPVRLMTHTAEAVPFVIYRGGSGAGNGAASYDEQQAHATGLAVEGHTLMEMLLKN; encoded by the coding sequence ATGAAGGTTATCATTCTTCTCGGCGACGGCATGTCGGACGAGACATACGAACAACTGGGCAACAAGTCGCCGCTTCAGGCGGCCCAGACACCAAATATGGATTTCATGGCTCGCCATGGCCAGGTGGGACTGGCCAGCACGGTTCCCGCCGGACTGCCTCCCGGCAGTGACGTTGCCAATCTTTCGGTCTTCGGTTACGACCCGCGCAGCTGCTATACCGGCCGCTCGCCGCTGGAGGCTGTCAGCATGGGGGTCGAGCTCGGTCCCGAGGACGTCGCCTTCCGCATGAACCTGGTGACGCTCAAGCCCCACGGCACCAAACTCTACATGGAGGATTTCTCCGCCGGCCATATCTCCACCGCCGAAGGGCGTGAACTGGTGGAGACGCTTCAGAAAGAGATCGGCAGCAAGGAGATCGAATTCCACGCCGGGGTCGGCTACCGCCATTTGATGGTCTGGCGTGGGGGCAAGGACGGTATGAAATCCACACCTCCCCACGACATCACCGGTAAGTCGGTGCTGGAATATCTTCCCAGCGGGGAGGGTGCCGAACGGCTGAACGAGATCATGAACCATGCCCAGATGGTGTTGCATGGTCACCCCCTCAACAAACAGCGCAAGGACGCACATAAGCTGCCGGCCAACTCGGTCTGGCTGTGGGGGCACGGCAAAACGCCCCGCATCGACAGCTATCAGGAGAAATTCGGGCTCAAGGGCGCCGTCATTTCAGCGGTTGACCTGATCAAGGGCATCGGCCTCTGCGCCGGCCTGGACAGCATCGCGGTCGTGGGAGCCACCGGCTACATCGATACCAACTACCTGGGCAAGGCCCAGGCTGCCCTGGCTGCGCTCGAAACGCACGACTTCGTCTACGTGCATGTGGAGGCACCGGACGAAGCGTCCCATTCCGGCAGAATGGACCATAAGCTGCAGGCCATCGAGGATTTCGACCGGCAGGTGGTCGGCACGGTACTGGAAGGCATCAAGCGCTTCGGTGACTATGCCATTCTCTGCACGCCGGACCATCCGACGCCGGTACGCCTGATGACTCACACCGCCGAAGCGGTGCCTTTCGTCATCTACCGCGGCGGCAGCGGTGCGGGCAACGGTGCAGCTTCCTACGACGAGCAACAGGCCCACGCTACCGGACTGGCGGTGGAGGGGCACACGCTGATGGAGATGCTGCTGAAGAATTAG
- the nudC gene encoding NAD(+) diphosphatase has translation MPYPEQINLPFNYSSIRSEFQPCTPLPQQPREPGYWAIIRGGGIIVQEQPGGAPSLPEGELPSWLESDQAPLYIGLWRGKPLRGFTVSSSLELQAPLTAEAFNASENRLDISTLTISGLAKQILHWESNGRHCSRCGAETDNISGTWGRRCRECGAEHYPHIHPCAIVLVKRGNQVLLTRKAEWPAGRYSLVAGFLDFGESLEECALREIREETGIIAENIRYVGSQNWPFPAQLMAGFVADYAGGDIQVDKNELEDARWFPVDALPILPPSRSIARWIIDTFAR, from the coding sequence ATGCCCTATCCCGAACAGATCAATCTTCCTTTCAATTATTCCTCCATCAGGAGTGAATTCCAGCCATGCACGCCATTGCCGCAGCAACCGCGCGAACCGGGCTACTGGGCGATCATCCGGGGTGGCGGCATCATCGTACAGGAACAACCGGGAGGAGCACCGAGCCTGCCCGAAGGGGAACTGCCCTCCTGGCTGGAATCGGATCAGGCGCCGCTGTACATCGGATTGTGGCGGGGTAAACCGCTGCGGGGCTTTACCGTCAGCAGCAGCCTCGAACTGCAGGCCCCTCTCACTGCCGAAGCATTCAACGCCAGCGAAAACCGGCTCGATATAAGCACCCTGACCATCTCCGGACTTGCCAAACAGATCCTGCACTGGGAAAGTAATGGCCGGCACTGTTCCCGCTGCGGAGCTGAGACCGACAACATTTCCGGCACCTGGGGCAGACGCTGCCGCGAGTGCGGCGCAGAGCACTACCCTCACATCCACCCCTGCGCCATCGTCCTGGTAAAACGGGGCAACCAGGTGCTGCTGACCCGCAAGGCCGAGTGGCCCGCCGGACGCTACAGCCTGGTGGCGGGATTCCTCGACTTCGGGGAATCGCTCGAGGAATGCGCCCTGCGCGAGATCCGCGAGGAAACCGGCATTATCGCCGAGAACATCCGCTATGTCGGCAGTCAGAACTGGCCCTTCCCGGCCCAGCTCATGGCCGGGTTCGTGGCCGATTATGCCGGCGGCGATATCCAGGTGGACAAAAACGAGCTGGAGGATGCCCGCTGGTTTCCGGTTGACGCCCTGCCGATCCTGCCCCCCAGCCGGAGCATCGCACGCTGGATCATCGATACATTCGCACGCTGA